GCTGCGCGACGCTGGGTATCATACGGTGATCCCCCAGGAGAGCAGGGCTTGTTCCGGCGAACGCCCACACTCTCCCAGAGGATCTGGTGCTAACCAATGCCCACGGCGGCCAGGGCATGGTGCTGCAGCCGATTCTGACAGCCGTGCTGCGACCCGGACGACCTCACCGATTCTTTGCCGCCGCGTCAAGCACTTCTTCCAGCATCAACGCCGCCAGCGCCTCCGGCGTCGCGCCTTCACGCGCGGCCAGGGCGCGCAGGCGCCGGATGTGCTCCGGGCGGATCTGCACCTGGAGCGTGACCAGCCCTGCCTCGTCCGTGGCCTCCTGATGCTCCTGGCTCTCCTGATTGGTCATGCGATCCTCCTTCGCTCCTTAGGGCGTATGGTGCTTGTGTCCGTGCTCATCCCGCGCGCCGACCTCGCGCAGCTCGCTGGCGGCAACCCACGTCGGCGCTGCCGTGCTGTCGATCGGACGCACCGCCACCGCGACCTGCTCGTCGTGCATGCGCGCATCGACGAACGTGACCTGCACGCCGTGCGCGGTCCAGAGCGCCCGATCGCGCAGATGATAGTCGTTGATCCAGCCGCTCTGCTGCGGGCTGGCGATGGTCTGCACCCGCAGCCACTCGCCGCGCTCGTCAAGCACGCGGACGACGGTCGCATCGGCGATCTGCGCGACGGCCTCGGCGCTTCCCGGCGCGCGCACCAGGGCCACTGTCGCCTGGGCCAGCAGCCCATGATCGTCACGACCGCTGATCAGCACAATCGGGCCGGATGCGGCGGCAGGCATCGTGCGGCTGGTCAGCAGGAAGCCGAACGCGCTCACGAGCACCAGGACGGCAACCAGCCAGAGCCAGCTCCGGCGGATCACGGACACGTAGCCGGGTTGCTCGTGCCCTTGGTCACGTTGCTTGAGATCGTGCTGCACCAGGCTCCTCCATTCCCGATCCGGTGAAAGACCTTATCGTACTGCGTGCTGCCGAGCGAGTACGTCGTCTGATCGTAGACCGTCTCGACGCCATTCGCCAGCTTCAAGAAGCGCACCGCCTCGCTGCCGGTGTTGTTCAAGAAGCCCGACGCAAACTCCATCACGTAGAAGCCGCGCGCCGGGATCGTCGTGCCCGCCGGGATCTGCCTGGGCGCGCCGCCGCCGCCTGCCACATCGGCGAGGTACAGGCCGCTCAGAGCGATCGCGCCTGACGTCGGATTGTACAGCTCGATCCACTCTGGCGCGTTGGTGGATTTGGGAGCCATCAGGTACTCGTTGATCACCACCTGCGACGGATCGCTCGGCGGCGGCGTCGTGCCGGTGTAGGCCGTGTAGGTGCGCGTCCCGGCGTCGTAGGTCATCGTGTAGCCGCTGCCGGAGCCGGTCGTGCGCAGCACGAGGTCGCCGTTGGTGTTGAGCGTGCCGCTGTAGTTGGTGCGGGAGCCGTCGGCCTGCGCTGTATCGCAGGGATTGTTGGTCAGGTAGATTTCGGAGCCGGTGCCGCGCTCGTTCGTCAGGCCGCGCAGCGCGTCCAGCACGCGGTTATCCGGGTGGCCGTAGGAATTGTTGCCGCAGGAGAAGACCGCCGTTTCAGGCCGCAGCGTGGTGAGATAGTCGGCGCTGGAGGAGTGGCCGCTGCCGTGGTGGTTGGCGCGCATGGTATCGACGTTGCCGTAGCGCGGCGCGAGCAGCGCCTCGATATTATTGTAGGTGTAGCCGTGCTGGCTGACGTTGTACTCGCCGTCGCTGTCGCCTGCGGTGGCGTAGTTCCAGTTGCCGTAGGCGATGTGCAGCGCGATTGAATAGTCGTTCTCCGACGGCGGGCCGTTGCCGCCCTGGGTGGTATGATCGCCGCTGACGGGCGTCACGCCGTCGGCCTGCATGGTGTCTTTGCCGTTGGCGTTCAAGATCGTCGCGGTGACGCCCGGCCCCAGGTTGAGCGCGGGCCAGGGCGCGCTGTTGGTCAGCGTCAGCACATGCCCAGCGATGATCGCGCGATCGGGCTGTCCCGCGGGGCCGTAGAGCCAGCAGATCCAGCGCCGCGCAGTTTGCGAGGTGGTCCCCGCGTTGTGCCAGGCGATCTCGTTCGAGGGCGTCGTCGAGGTGCCGACCTCGCAGCGCCCGTTGCCGTTGGTATCGGCCCAGGTGCCCGCGTCGCGATCGATCAGCGTGGCGACGGTGAAGCCCAGGCCGCCGGGCGTCAGCAGTTGGTACAGGCCGTTGCCGTAGCTGCTCGTGTCGCTCGGATTACCAGCGTAGCCAATGTGGTCGAGATGCTGATGCGAGGCCATGACGTAATCGAGCGCGACGGGGCTGCTGCCCGTGCCGCAGATCGCGCGGAT
This genomic window from Herpetosiphonaceae bacterium contains:
- a CDS encoding lamin tail domain-containing protein is translated as MLPMWNERSAHQRASRGRHHPRSIGLLVALLSVVCAAGIVPVAPSRAAASAIPCGSSGTWTPGEVSVYWFDVEQGDSQLIVGPTGKTLLIDLGETAYNTTGTNTKATRIASTIRAICGTGSSPVALDYVMASHQHLDHIGYAGNPSDTSSYGNGLYQLLTPGGLGFTVATLIDRDAGTWADTNGNGRCEVGTSTTPSNEIAWHNAGTTSQTARRWICWLYGPAGQPDRAIIAGHVLTLTNSAPWPALNLGPGVTATILNANGKDTMQADGVTPVSGDHTTQGGNGPPSENDYSIALHIAYGNWNYATAGDSDGEYNVSQHGYTYNNIEALLAPRYGNVDTMRANHHGSGHSSSADYLTTLRPETAVFSCGNNSYGHPDNRVLDALRGLTNERGTGSEIYLTNNPCDTAQADGSRTNYSGTLNTNGDLVLRTTGSGSGYTMTYDAGTRTYTAYTGTTPPPSDPSQVVINEYLMAPKSTNAPEWIELYNPTSGAIALSGLYLADVAGGGGAPRQIPAGTTIPARGFYVMEFASGFLNNTGSEAVRFLKLANGVETVYDQTTYSLGSTQYDKVFHRIGNGGAWCSTISSNVTKGTSNPATCP